One genomic region from Pseudomonas sp. R5-89-07 encodes:
- a CDS encoding NCS1 family nucleobase:cation symporter-1, whose translation MTEHLPKGYSPRLYNQDLGPLPQKWTWYNIFAFWMSDVHSVGGYVFAASLFALGLASWQVLIALLAGICIVQLIANLVAKPSQQAAVPYPVICRLAFGVFGANIPAVIRGLIAVAWYGIQTYLASSALIIVVLRFFPSMAVYAEPHFAGLSYLGWFGFLTLWVLQAAVFWAGMESIRRFIDWAGPVVYAVMFALAGWIVWKAGWANISFTLAEKSLSGWQAFGQVIVATALVVSYFSGPTLNFGDFSRYCRSMQDVRRGNFWGLPVNFLAFSLVTVVIVSGTLPVFGQMLHDPIATVARIDNSMAVLLGAFAFVTATIGINIVANFVSPAFDFANIAPSRISWRAGGMIAAVASIFITPWNLFNNPLMIHYTLDILAAFIGPLFGILLVDFYLVKKQQIDVDALFDDSPSGRYYFDGGVNWTAIKALVPATLVGVAITFTPALQGLANFAWFTGCLLGGLFFLVLARREQAHAPTPAVAG comes from the coding sequence ATGACTGAACACTTGCCCAAAGGCTATAGCCCACGGCTCTACAATCAGGACCTGGGCCCACTGCCGCAAAAGTGGACCTGGTACAACATCTTTGCCTTCTGGATGAGCGACGTGCACAGCGTCGGCGGCTACGTCTTCGCCGCCAGCCTGTTTGCCCTGGGTCTGGCGAGTTGGCAGGTGCTGATCGCCTTGCTCGCGGGCATCTGCATTGTGCAACTGATCGCCAACCTGGTGGCCAAGCCGAGTCAGCAAGCGGCGGTGCCTTATCCCGTGATCTGCCGGTTGGCATTTGGCGTGTTTGGCGCGAATATTCCTGCGGTGATCCGTGGCCTGATCGCCGTGGCGTGGTACGGCATTCAGACGTACCTGGCGTCGAGTGCCTTGATCATCGTAGTGCTGCGCTTTTTTCCGTCGATGGCCGTGTATGCCGAGCCGCATTTTGCTGGGTTGTCCTACTTGGGCTGGTTCGGTTTCCTAACCTTATGGGTGTTGCAGGCCGCTGTGTTCTGGGCGGGCATGGAGTCCATCCGCCGCTTTATCGACTGGGCCGGCCCGGTGGTGTACGCGGTGATGTTTGCCCTGGCCGGCTGGATTGTCTGGAAGGCCGGCTGGGCGAATATCAGCTTTACCCTGGCGGAAAAGTCGCTGTCGGGCTGGCAGGCGTTCGGCCAGGTGATCGTGGCTACCGCGCTGGTGGTGTCGTACTTCTCCGGGCCGACCTTGAATTTTGGCGATTTCAGCCGCTACTGCCGCAGCATGCAGGACGTACGGCGTGGCAATTTCTGGGGGCTGCCAGTGAATTTCCTGGCGTTCTCCCTGGTAACCGTGGTGATCGTCTCGGGCACCCTGCCGGTGTTTGGCCAAATGCTGCATGACCCCATCGCTACCGTGGCGCGTATCGACAACAGCATGGCTGTGTTGCTGGGCGCCTTTGCGTTCGTCACCGCCACCATCGGCATCAATATCGTCGCCAACTTTGTCTCGCCCGCGTTCGACTTTGCCAACATTGCGCCGAGCAGAATCAGCTGGCGTGCAGGCGGGATGATCGCTGCAGTGGCCTCGATCTTTATCACACCGTGGAACCTGTTCAACAACCCGCTGATGATCCACTACACCCTGGATATCCTCGCCGCGTTTATCGGGCCGCTGTTTGGCATCCTGCTGGTGGATTTTTACCTGGTCAAAAAACAGCAGATCGACGTGGATGCGCTATTCGATGACAGCCCGAGCGGGCGCTATTACTTCGACGGCGGGGTGAACTGGACGGCGATCAAGGCGCTGGTGCCGGCGACGCTGGTGGGCGTCGCAATCACCTTCACGCCGGCGTTGCAGGGCTTGGCCAATTTCGCCTGGTTTACCGGATGCTTGTTGGGTGGGCTGT
- a CDS encoding DUF2177 family protein: MSKKTLFAYLGTLLAFLVLDGLWLGVIMGPTYKSLLGSLMLDQPRLFPAVVFYLLYVLGCVVFVVIPSASWQRAARLGALLGLVAYGTYDLSNWATLQGWSAGLTVMDMAWGTVLTAICCTVGYLCAQRVHR; the protein is encoded by the coding sequence ATGTCGAAGAAAACGTTGTTTGCCTATCTGGGCACCTTGCTCGCCTTTCTGGTGCTCGACGGCCTCTGGCTGGGTGTCATCATGGGCCCCACCTACAAAAGCCTGCTCGGCTCGCTGATGCTCGATCAGCCCCGCCTTTTTCCCGCGGTTGTGTTTTACCTGCTGTACGTCCTCGGTTGCGTGGTCTTCGTCGTGATACCCAGTGCAAGCTGGCAGCGCGCCGCGCGTTTGGGTGCCTTGCTCGGGCTGGTTGCCTATGGCACTTACGACCTGAGCAATTGGGCCACCCTGCAAGGCTGGTCGGCGGGCTTGACGGTGATGGACATGGCATGGGGCACTGTTCTGACAGCGATCTGTTGCACTGTTGGCTACCTGTGTGCACAACGGGTGCACCGTTGA
- a CDS encoding S1 RNA-binding domain-containing protein: MALVGRYNSLQVVKHTNFGLYLDGAQDGEILLPNRYIPKDIPSEDEDWLNVFIYLDSDDKLIATTEKPKVQVGEFASLKVVEVNSIGVFLDWGLPKDLLLPYSEEKRQLSAGEYCVVHVYLDKHTKRITATARLDRYLDKTPANYQVGQEVDLLVAEATDMGFKAIINNKHWGLIHKNEVFKFLRPGKEEKGFIKEIRADGNISLSLQPVGQEAASSLNSKILAKLRDNNGTLPVSDKSDPAVISNLFGVSKGNFKKAIGALYKQGQIVIHADRIELS, from the coding sequence ATGGCTTTAGTCGGGCGCTACAACAGCTTGCAAGTGGTTAAACACACTAACTTTGGTTTGTACCTCGATGGTGCGCAAGACGGTGAAATCCTCTTGCCTAATCGGTATATCCCCAAAGACATTCCCAGCGAAGATGAAGACTGGCTTAACGTTTTCATTTATCTGGACAGCGATGACAAACTTATCGCCACCACTGAAAAACCCAAAGTTCAAGTCGGCGAGTTTGCCAGTTTGAAAGTGGTTGAAGTCAACAGTATCGGCGTTTTTCTCGATTGGGGACTGCCCAAGGACCTGTTGCTGCCCTATTCGGAAGAAAAGCGTCAATTGAGCGCTGGTGAGTATTGCGTGGTGCATGTCTACCTCGACAAGCACACCAAGCGCATCACCGCCACCGCGCGTCTTGACCGCTACCTGGACAAGACTCCGGCCAATTACCAGGTGGGCCAGGAAGTCGATCTGTTGGTGGCCGAAGCCACAGACATGGGCTTCAAGGCAATCATCAATAACAAGCACTGGGGCCTGATCCACAAGAACGAGGTGTTCAAGTTCCTGCGCCCAGGCAAGGAAGAGAAAGGCTTCATCAAGGAAATCCGCGCCGACGGCAACATCAGCCTGAGCTTGCAGCCGGTGGGCCAGGAAGCGGCGTCCAGCCTCAACTCGAAGATCCTGGCCAAGTTGCGTGACAACAACGGCACCTTGCCGGTCAGCGATAAAAGCGACCCGGCAGTGATCAGCAACTTGTTCGGCGTGAGCAAAGGCAACTTCAAAAAGGCCATTGGTGCGCTCTACAAGCAGGGCCAGATTGTGATTCATGCGGACCGCATTGAACTAAGCTGA
- a CDS encoding TorF family putative porin encodes MLKPCFFLIAALAASPLAEAQIFQRELGDFDLKLGTTPTRSMAQGLVKPTSPGSDSFHGGLDLSHNSGLYFGQFSPNIGLSSTSNLEVDSYMGFKHPFDQTLGYEVGLIHYSYPTLSPLDSQEFYGGLNLLGNRFGASFSNDPDRRDSTLFADLGGTQPFGIGVSMKYTTHQLGTPASVEGGTINSFSDWSVQFSRAWKGIDLDLIYSDSSLSGGDCSAYSGHNSQCDGLLTLKAVRSFY; translated from the coding sequence ATGCTCAAACCCTGCTTTTTTCTGATCGCGGCCCTCGCTGCCAGCCCCCTCGCCGAAGCGCAGATCTTTCAGCGTGAATTGGGCGACTTTGATCTGAAGTTAGGCACCACACCCACTCGAAGCATGGCCCAGGGCCTGGTCAAGCCGACCTCGCCAGGCAGCGACTCATTCCATGGCGGGCTGGACCTGAGCCACAACAGCGGTCTGTATTTCGGCCAGTTTTCGCCGAACATAGGTCTCTCCTCGACCAGCAATCTGGAAGTCGACTCCTATATGGGTTTCAAGCACCCGTTCGACCAGACCCTGGGCTACGAGGTGGGTCTGATTCACTACAGCTATCCCACGCTCAGCCCTCTCGACAGCCAGGAGTTCTACGGCGGCCTGAACCTGCTGGGCAATCGTTTCGGCGCCTCCTTCAGCAACGACCCCGACCGCCGTGACAGCACGCTGTTCGCCGACCTCGGCGGCACGCAGCCTTTCGGCATCGGCGTCAGCATGAAATACACCACCCACCAGTTGGGCACCCCTGCCTCGGTGGAAGGCGGCACCATCAACAGCTTCAGCGATTGGTCGGTACAGTTCTCCCGCGCCTGGAAGGGCATTGACCTGGACCTGATCTACAGCGACTCCAGCCTCAGCGGCGGTGACTGTTCGGCCTACTCCGGACACAATTCGCAATGTGATGGGCTGTTGACCTTGAAGGCTGTGCGATCGTTTTATTGA
- a CDS encoding DUF6279 family lipoprotein: MLRRLKFVALLLTLSLVLAGCNRVGLAYRNLDVIIPWTLNDYLDMNAGQKSWFNDSLKQHLAWHCTTQLPGYLDWLDRLQLMVDSNQVTDVALQTRTLEAKQAIAEIAREITPTAVQLLQGLDDQQVKEMNEALAKDLRKRQDEYLKPPLAQQIKERAERMSKRLDAWIGPLSPSQQSRVTAWSVALGDQNTEWIGNRARWQAQFIDAVQQRQSPDFPRRMQQLLVDRESLWTPQYRTAYAQTEAAARSLIVDLMAQSTAQQRLKLTQKIDGVRNDFKALKCLKAASSQ; the protein is encoded by the coding sequence ATGTTGCGTCGGCTCAAATTCGTGGCGTTATTGCTGACCCTCAGCCTGGTGCTCGCCGGCTGCAACCGCGTAGGCCTGGCCTACCGCAATCTCGATGTGATCATCCCCTGGACCCTCAACGACTACCTGGACATGAATGCCGGGCAAAAGAGCTGGTTCAACGACAGCCTCAAGCAGCACCTGGCGTGGCACTGCACGACCCAGTTGCCCGGTTACCTGGATTGGCTGGACCGCCTGCAGTTGATGGTCGACAGCAATCAGGTCACAGACGTCGCCTTGCAAACCCGTACGCTGGAAGCCAAGCAGGCCATCGCCGAGATTGCGCGTGAAATCACCCCGACGGCAGTTCAATTGCTGCAAGGCCTGGATGACCAACAGGTCAAGGAAATGAACGAGGCGCTGGCCAAAGACCTGCGCAAGCGCCAGGACGAGTACCTGAAACCGCCACTGGCCCAGCAAATCAAAGAGCGCGCCGAACGCATGAGCAAACGCCTGGACGCCTGGATCGGCCCACTCAGCCCCAGCCAGCAGAGCCGGGTGACGGCATGGTCCGTCGCTTTGGGTGATCAGAACACCGAGTGGATCGGCAACCGCGCCCGCTGGCAGGCTCAATTCATTGACGCCGTGCAGCAGCGCCAAAGCCCCGACTTCCCGCGCAGGATGCAGCAACTGCTGGTCGACCGCGAAAGCCTGTGGACCCCGCAATACCGCACGGCCTACGCACAGACGGAAGCCGCCGCGCGCAGCTTGATCGTTGACTTGATGGCTCAAAGCACAGCGCAGCAGCGTCTTAAGCTGACCCAGAAAATCGACGGTGTGCGCAACGATTTCAAGGCTTTAAAGTGCCTGAAAGCCGCATCATCGCAATGA
- a CDS encoding transcriptional regulator yields the protein MTTYNWDLIERLLHEVQNGEGSFAPRKYAEQEAAEKATAGESTGNLDALKKTAADYEALLFKRGFIESRPEEEGGNGENFILTPRGASLLSLIDSSIPGNDHPRHVMDQQDDALDEDTFDRVACEAAIAGGAI from the coding sequence ATGACGACTTACAATTGGGATCTGATCGAGCGGCTGTTGCACGAAGTACAAAACGGCGAGGGCAGCTTTGCTCCGCGTAAATATGCCGAGCAGGAAGCCGCCGAAAAGGCCACGGCGGGCGAGTCCACCGGTAATCTGGATGCGTTGAAAAAAACCGCTGCAGATTACGAGGCGCTGCTGTTCAAGCGTGGGTTTATCGAGTCGCGCCCCGAAGAAGAGGGTGGCAATGGCGAGAATTTCATTCTGACCCCGCGAGGCGCGAGCCTGCTCTCGCTGATCGACAGCTCGATTCCGGGCAATGACCACCCGCGTCATGTGATGGACCAGCAGGACGATGCGCTGGATGAAGACACCTTTGATCGTGTGGCTTGCGAGGCCGCCATTGCCGGCGGTGCGATTTAG
- a CDS encoding DEAD/DEAH box helicase, with amino-acid sequence MFSQFALHERLLKAVAELKFVEPTPVQAAAIPLALQGRDLRVTAQTGSGKTAAFVLPILNRLIGPAKVRVSIKTLILLPTRELAQQTLKEVERFSQFTFIKSGLITGGEDFKVQAAMLRKVPDILIGTPGRMIEQLNAGNLDLKEVEVLVLDEADRMLDMGFADDVQRLVAECVNRQQTMLFSATTGGSTLRDMVAKVLNNPEHLQVNNVSDLNATTRQQIVTADHNVHKEQILNWLLANETYQKAIVFTNTRAAADRIYGRLVAQEYKAFVLHGEKDQKDRKLAIDRLKAGGVKILVATDVAARGLDVDGLDLVINFDMPRSGDEYVHRIGRTGRAGNDGLAISLICHGDWNLMSSIERYLKQSFERRTIKEVKGTYTGPKKVKASGKAVGVKKKKTDAKGDKKKAGAKSPTKRKIANRPKTDNLSLVSKDGMAPLKRRKPEAPAAE; translated from the coding sequence GTGTTTTCCCAATTCGCCCTGCACGAACGCCTGCTCAAAGCCGTGGCCGAGCTTAAATTTGTCGAGCCTACGCCTGTGCAAGCAGCGGCCATCCCGCTCGCGCTCCAAGGGCGTGACCTGCGGGTGACGGCGCAAACCGGTAGCGGCAAGACCGCTGCTTTTGTCCTGCCGATCCTAAACCGCCTGATCGGCCCGGCCAAAGTCCGCGTCAGCATCAAGACCCTGATCCTGCTGCCGACCCGCGAGCTGGCCCAGCAGACCTTGAAGGAAGTCGAGCGCTTCTCGCAGTTCACCTTCATCAAGTCCGGCCTGATCACCGGCGGTGAAGACTTCAAGGTCCAGGCCGCCATGCTGCGCAAGGTCCCGGATATCCTGATCGGTACTCCGGGCCGCATGATCGAGCAACTCAATGCTGGCAACCTCGACCTCAAGGAAGTCGAAGTGCTGGTGCTTGACGAAGCCGACCGCATGCTCGACATGGGCTTTGCCGACGACGTGCAACGCCTGGTGGCCGAATGCGTGAACCGCCAGCAGACCATGCTGTTTTCCGCCACCACCGGCGGTTCGACCCTGCGCGACATGGTCGCCAAGGTCCTGAACAATCCCGAGCACCTGCAAGTCAACAACGTCAGCGATCTGAACGCGACCACGCGTCAGCAGATCGTTACCGCTGACCACAATGTGCACAAGGAACAGATCCTCAACTGGCTGCTGGCCAACGAGACCTACCAGAAGGCCATCGTGTTCACCAATACCCGGGCCGCTGCCGACCGCATCTACGGCCGCCTGGTGGCGCAGGAATACAAGGCGTTCGTGCTGCACGGCGAGAAAGACCAGAAGGATCGCAAGCTGGCCATTGACCGCCTCAAGGCCGGCGGCGTGAAGATCCTGGTCGCCACCGACGTCGCCGCTCGCGGCCTCGATGTGGATGGCCTGGACCTGGTGATCAACTTCGACATGCCGCGCAGCGGCGACGAATATGTGCACCGTATCGGCCGTACCGGGCGTGCCGGCAACGATGGCCTGGCCATTTCGCTGATCTGCCACGGCGACTGGAACCTGATGTCGAGCATCGAGCGCTATCTGAAGCAATCGTTCGAGCGCCGTACCATCAAGGAAGTCAAAGGTACCTACACCGGGCCGAAGAAGGTCAAGGCCTCGGGCAAGGCCGTCGGCGTGAAGAAGAAAAAGACCGACGCCAAGGGCGACAAGAAAAAAGCCGGCGCCAAGTCGCCGACCAAGCGCAAGATCGCCAACCGTCCGAAGACCGACAACCTGTCGCTCGTCAGCAAGGACGGTATGGCCCCGCTCAAGCGCCGCAAGCCGGAAGCACCCGCTGCCGAGTAA
- a CDS encoding mechanosensitive ion channel family protein has translation MDIKQLWLKVQDLWGALDEHPVLHSSLGLLVLLVVALLVGRMARYLILHAVKLLGRQPALHWLNDLRHNKVFHRLAQMTPSLVIQFGLYLVPDLSKTAILFIGNVALAITILFMVLAMSALLNALLDIYARTEHARTRSIKGYVQLAKMVLFVFGAIIIVATLIDRSPLLLLSGLGAMSAVILLVYKDTLLSFVASVQLTSNDMLRVGDWIEMPQVGADGDVVDITLHTVKVQNFDKTIVSIPTWRLMSESFKNWRGMQASGGRRIKRSLFIDASGVRFLRDDEEVRMSQVHLLTGYISRKQAELKAWNEAQGHSAQLSANRRRMTNLGTFRAYALAYLQSHPDIQPNMTCMVRQMQTTAQGVPLEIYCFTRTTAWADYERIQGDIFDYLLAVLPEFGLSLYQQPSGTDLRGGLFAMTQNAQAVEALEH, from the coding sequence ATGGATATCAAACAGCTCTGGCTCAAGGTCCAGGACCTTTGGGGCGCCCTCGACGAACACCCGGTCCTGCATTCCAGCCTCGGCTTGCTGGTCCTGCTGGTAGTGGCATTGTTGGTGGGACGTATGGCGCGCTACCTCATCCTGCATGCGGTCAAATTGCTCGGGCGGCAACCGGCCCTGCACTGGCTGAACGACCTGCGGCACAACAAAGTCTTCCATCGCCTGGCGCAGATGACGCCGTCCCTGGTGATCCAGTTCGGCCTGTACCTGGTGCCGGACCTGAGCAAGACCGCCATTCTGTTCATTGGCAACGTGGCCCTCGCAATCACCATTCTGTTCATGGTGCTGGCGATGAGCGCCCTGCTCAACGCGCTGCTGGACATCTACGCGCGCACCGAACACGCCCGTACCCGCTCGATCAAGGGTTATGTGCAGCTGGCGAAGATGGTGCTGTTCGTGTTTGGCGCAATCATCATCGTGGCCACCCTGATCGACCGTTCGCCGCTGTTGCTGCTGTCGGGCCTGGGTGCGATGTCGGCAGTGATCCTGTTGGTATACAAGGACACCCTGCTGTCGTTCGTCGCCAGTGTGCAGTTGACCAGCAACGACATGCTGCGAGTTGGTGACTGGATCGAAATGCCCCAGGTCGGCGCCGATGGCGATGTGGTGGATATCACCCTGCATACGGTCAAGGTGCAGAACTTCGACAAGACCATTGTCTCCATTCCCACCTGGCGCCTGATGTCCGAGTCGTTCAAGAACTGGCGCGGCATGCAGGCCTCCGGCGGCCGGCGCATCAAGCGCAGCCTGTTCATCGACGCCAGCGGCGTGCGCTTTTTGCGCGATGACGAAGAAGTGCGCATGAGCCAGGTGCACCTGCTCACCGGCTACATCAGCCGCAAGCAGGCCGAACTCAAGGCCTGGAACGAGGCCCAGGGCCATAGCGCACAACTGTCGGCCAACCGCCGCCGCATGACCAACCTGGGGACTTTCCGCGCCTATGCCCTGGCGTACCTGCAAAGCCACCCGGACATCCAGCCGAACATGACCTGCATGGTGCGCCAGATGCAAACCACCGCCCAGGGCGTGCCGCTGGAAATCTACTGCTTTACCCGTACCACGGCGTGGGCGGACTACGAGCGGATCCAGGGCGATATATTCGATTATCTGTTGGCGGTGTTGCCGGAATTTGGCTTGAGCCTGTATCAGCAGCCAAGCGGTACGGACCTGCGCGGCGGGTTGTTTGCGATGACGCAAAATGCCCAGGCCGTCGAAGCCCTGGAACACTGA
- a CDS encoding iron-containing redox enzyme family protein, which translates to MLWTTKLSDDAPHFALSSDAEALNHYCAATAFAQPRSFYTNSPYQRPSRPQDICDSIISTRLTSDQLSNSQHLLAQRLLLNIYEQDLVFLPKAPMELDLKAFKQFYDPQHAASGKKIRPLLEQYLYDWLKEEVHINGSWCLDSFVAHTDKVLEEVSQSESKLHQVLTTSRNPERAARFFMTQCAGDFLSEASAMARNVLGNCGVYTSELFKILIDEYGYGVDKKKHSTIFEDMLNDMGMSHHVHHYWQFYTAASLSLTNYFHYVSANHGELFRYIGAMYYTEATLALTTKHQSSAIKTIFNGSVSTDYFDEHSHIDVHHGRMALQRLILPMIKQFGSKIIPDLIRGFEEFRLLQDIADEELYAHIKWHDELDEHRAQAAAQQGLKPVDLRITETEHELSVPHTHPNDELFWVETGELDFVASPELTVRLKAGEGVVIPKGMLHGTRVVSPSCTYTVTAL; encoded by the coding sequence ATGTTATGGACGACTAAGCTGTCAGATGATGCGCCGCACTTCGCACTCAGTTCGGATGCCGAAGCACTGAACCACTATTGTGCCGCCACCGCCTTCGCCCAGCCACGCAGCTTTTATACCAACAGCCCCTACCAGCGCCCTTCCCGACCGCAGGACATCTGCGATTCAATTATCAGCACTCGCCTGACCAGCGATCAGCTTTCAAACAGCCAGCATCTATTGGCGCAACGGTTGCTGTTGAATATCTATGAGCAGGACCTGGTATTTCTGCCCAAGGCGCCCATGGAGCTCGATCTCAAGGCATTCAAACAGTTCTATGACCCCCAGCACGCGGCCAGCGGCAAGAAAATCCGCCCATTGCTGGAGCAGTACCTGTACGACTGGCTCAAGGAAGAGGTGCATATCAATGGGTCGTGGTGCCTGGATTCGTTTGTCGCTCACACCGACAAGGTCCTGGAGGAAGTTTCGCAGTCCGAGTCCAAGCTGCACCAGGTGCTGACCACCAGCCGCAACCCTGAACGTGCCGCGCGTTTTTTCATGACGCAATGCGCCGGCGACTTCCTCAGTGAAGCCTCGGCGATGGCGCGTAATGTGCTGGGCAACTGCGGCGTATACACCAGCGAGTTGTTCAAGATCCTGATCGACGAATATGGTTATGGCGTCGATAAGAAGAAGCACAGCACCATCTTTGAAGACATGCTCAACGACATGGGCATGTCTCACCACGTACACCATTACTGGCAGTTCTACACGGCGGCTTCGCTGTCGCTGACCAATTACTTCCATTACGTGTCAGCCAACCATGGCGAGCTGTTTCGCTACATTGGCGCGATGTATTACACCGAGGCCACCCTGGCGCTCACCACCAAACACCAGTCGAGCGCTATCAAGACCATTTTCAACGGCAGCGTCTCCACGGACTATTTCGATGAGCACTCACACATCGATGTCCATCACGGAAGAATGGCGTTGCAACGCCTCATTCTTCCCATGATCAAGCAATTTGGCAGCAAGATCATTCCCGACCTCATTCGCGGTTTCGAGGAATTCAGGTTGCTGCAGGACATCGCCGACGAAGAACTCTATGCCCATATCAAATGGCATGACGAACTGGATGAACACCGCGCGCAGGCTGCGGCCCAGCAAGGACTGAAGCCGGTGGACCTGCGGATCACCGAGACCGAACACGAACTTTCGGTCCCGCACACCCACCCCAATGACGAGCTGTTCTGGGTTGAAACCGGCGAGCTGGATTTTGTCGCCAGCCCGGAACTCACGGTGCGCCTGAAGGCAGGGGAAGGCGTGGTGATCCCCAAGGGCATGCTGCATGGCACCCGTGTCGTCAGCCCATCCTGCACCTATACCGTCACAGCCCTTTGA
- a CDS encoding Rieske 2Fe-2S domain-containing protein: MKAIRLNLTDANYVAVEDKTYFLKRHTYSTQLLPTTCPHRGGPLHMGETTGDGQSVICPWHDNAYKVCNLEKKSPPTVRVRNQFSTVVGDTERCVPLLKLSRYD; this comes from the coding sequence ATGAAAGCCATCCGTTTGAACCTTACCGATGCCAACTACGTGGCGGTAGAAGACAAAACCTACTTTCTCAAACGCCACACCTATTCGACTCAGCTGTTGCCCACCACCTGCCCCCATCGGGGCGGCCCGTTGCACATGGGTGAAACCACGGGCGACGGGCAAAGCGTGATCTGCCCGTGGCACGACAACGCTTACAAGGTGTGCAACCTGGAAAAGAAATCACCCCCCACCGTTCGCGTCAGAAACCAGTTCAGTACCGTCGTGGGCGACACCGAGCGGTGCGTGCCTTTACTCAAACTTTCTCGTTACGACTGA
- a CDS encoding MFS transporter codes for MTHKSTLTAFYSIVTLFTGLDMAIVIAMVWFGLETTGSTFLVGATLCVATVVPYVCEQYIGKFFTIELSMKRLLYIRLTAFAAVLGLSFTDAAVLPIGFLAIAFVVGVTDYFTISTLESKNTKLVLAGATNSDTSARLMQTSIQIGAFGGALLGGVIVDVFSVSQTLQIISLAAIVSLAAILFVQPTPSAETTEQATDTPAAQALNLPRNLYVLIIVLSMIGFHIGAFNSLVPIVFQKLNEWNATLFGVASGLAGLGAFSAAVLPRIKLNSYSAILLVLLADVAIVYFQNLYVMMAAAFLLGFCINSLRIQLRKNLIDSAPNARVADVIAAKSSLYYLLVSGSAPMILTFFTTAGFLGLEGARLLMIVSAGLLAAAVLAWNLTPAVPATATLE; via the coding sequence ATGACTCATAAATCAACACTCACAGCGTTCTATTCGATCGTGACCCTGTTTACCGGCCTGGACATGGCGATTGTCATTGCCATGGTCTGGTTCGGCCTGGAAACCACCGGCTCGACATTCCTGGTGGGGGCCACCCTGTGCGTGGCAACCGTGGTGCCGTATGTGTGCGAACAATACATCGGTAAATTCTTCACCATTGAACTGAGCATGAAGCGACTGTTGTACATACGCCTGACCGCGTTCGCCGCCGTGCTTGGGCTGTCGTTCACCGACGCCGCCGTGCTGCCTATCGGCTTCCTGGCAATCGCCTTTGTGGTCGGGGTCACCGACTATTTCACCATCAGCACCCTGGAGTCGAAAAACACCAAACTGGTGTTGGCCGGCGCGACCAACAGCGACACCTCGGCGCGGCTGATGCAAACGTCTATCCAGATCGGCGCCTTTGGCGGCGCGCTGCTGGGTGGGGTGATCGTTGACGTGTTCTCGGTCAGCCAGACGCTTCAGATCATCAGCCTGGCCGCGATTGTGTCGCTGGCGGCCATTCTTTTCGTGCAGCCGACGCCCAGCGCCGAGACCACCGAGCAGGCAACAGACACCCCGGCCGCTCAAGCGCTGAACCTGCCGCGAAATCTCTACGTGCTGATCATCGTGTTAAGCATGATCGGGTTCCATATCGGCGCCTTCAACAGCCTGGTGCCGATCGTTTTTCAAAAACTGAATGAGTGGAACGCCACCCTGTTCGGCGTGGCCAGCGGCCTGGCGGGCCTGGGTGCGTTCAGCGCGGCGGTATTGCCGCGTATCAAGCTCAACAGCTACAGCGCGATCCTGCTGGTGTTGCTGGCCGACGTGGCAATCGTTTACTTCCAGAACCTCTACGTGATGATGGCGGCCGCTTTCCTGCTGGGCTTTTGCATCAACAGCCTGCGGATTCAATTGCGTAAGAACCTGATCGACTCGGCGCCCAATGCTCGGGTTGCCGACGTGATTGCGGCAAAAAGCTCGCTCTACTATTTGCTGGTCAGCGGTTCGGCGCCAATGATCCTGACGTTCTTTACTACGGCCGGATTCCTCGGGCTGGAAGGTGCGCGCCTGTTGATGATCGTTTCCGCCGGCCTGCTGGCCGCTGCCGTACTGGCGTGGAATCTCACGCCGGCGGTCCCGGCCACCGCGACCCTTGAATAA